The proteins below are encoded in one region of Paenibacillus sp. YYML68:
- a CDS encoding RMD1 family protein, producing the protein MKASTFKAIAITNEIDLNKIATHCGIPKKYTWEQPLILKGDLLRSILYKDVGEAQQVLVFSFGTVVFINHTNEHEITGMMKYLKTFEPEIDLHQLDRFADDYSLNIGDTESIELTDEFVVVPSYEEYYPELISTVLAKSVALEKIEEQLGKIQDSLESMIDRLERGKLSVGNKELARATAKIVRHEYNTLAYVMILDKPDLTWTSSSANEFYEKMLEFFELNDRYKVLKSKTDILYHIMDGFSSMSHSIRGLFVEWIIVILIVIEVILTLLSMAGILP; encoded by the coding sequence ATGAAGGCAAGCACGTTTAAAGCAATTGCGATTACGAATGAAATTGATCTGAACAAGATCGCCACCCATTGCGGCATACCGAAGAAATATACATGGGAGCAGCCGCTCATTCTGAAGGGCGATCTCTTACGCTCCATTCTGTACAAGGATGTAGGCGAAGCGCAGCAGGTGCTCGTCTTCTCGTTCGGCACGGTCGTGTTCATCAATCACACCAATGAACATGAGATTACAGGTATGATGAAGTATCTGAAAACGTTCGAGCCCGAGATCGACCTGCACCAGCTCGACCGCTTCGCGGACGATTACAGCCTGAACATTGGCGACACCGAGTCGATCGAGCTGACCGATGAGTTCGTCGTCGTCCCCTCGTATGAGGAATACTACCCGGAGCTGATCTCCACCGTGCTCGCCAAGTCTGTAGCGCTGGAGAAGATCGAGGAGCAGCTCGGCAAAATCCAGGACAGCCTCGAATCAATGATTGATCGCCTGGAGCGCGGCAAGCTGAGCGTCGGCAACAAGGAGCTGGCGAGAGCTACCGCCAAGATCGTCCGCCATGAGTACAATACGCTGGCCTACGTCATGATTCTGGATAAGCCGGACCTCACCTGGACGAGTAGCTCGGCCAACGAGTTCTACGAGAAGATGCTGGAATTCTTCGAGCTGAACGATCGGTACAAGGTGCTCAAGAGCAAGACCGACATCCTGTATCACATCATGGACGGCTTCTCCAGCATGAGCCATTCGATCCGCGGACTGTTCGTTGAGTGGATCATCGTCATCCTGATCGTGATCGAGGTCATTCTGACGCTGCTCTCGATGGCGGGCATTTTGCCGTAA
- a CDS encoding carboxypeptidase regulatory-like domain-containing protein, producing the protein MRLFISACLLSSSVLPAAATTASGMGLDELVKVMNDSELRKQLDANNDGVLDKSEVHSLLDHVQPAVETTAVVQRSYSIHGQVLDDQSQPVAGALVRIEGYSSPVETNAQGSFTIANIPVSQVAKLVVNKSGYEPASTSLFNVLAKPAVQTGSLLLKRIPQFGSVTGVVYGPSDEPLAMTTVSHKGGSLQTVTDGAGRFMLSGMPEGQQTITIHHAVYGNVERFVQVTGNQTSDLGTIRYTANPPQLGSITGAVTTESGIALPGAVVSIPGTVHSTVAQGAAATFMLSGLPLGTVDLEVKANGYKTRLISGITVTSATYHLGAVALSAVPQYGTVRTYVQALNGLEIAGAEVTLKSEDGTVTRALVTNAEGFVDFTDVPAQKTYTLTAQKNGYYAPLGTSHSFYLEPGNHALKQIYLEAGAVVATASELHAALADPSVPSIMVKTDIELTEPLLFTRSITLRATYGESHSIRAPYFAIDYRQGEPSPLLGTYDNLKLVSVVGTDEEKLRKALAGPSSRIETTGLGGYSGTLVPNVTIYGHRYFTTSGNESLIAFPTYPEAFFAALQDERVSKVYLSSDMYINSGTVQFPSRPLQLISDSPKELYASSFEQTGQVTLLNVKLHDSQPPTQVNLTATTVEAGETGELSVKMDKPGYVYLVHADYTPQTKEEITELLIELPGKVAYALVMDAAYTPIDTSQLQVGTFNVYTEGVHGISAPLATVTVVDTKKPSVLLITDDSVEAGQDVQVRSNEESSLYLVRADMTETELSEALDRGDPLNWAYTYAGEDAWITTYGLVPGSYVVYAVDVSGNISNPTGVVQVRSGDGRLYGYAYDVNGETITNALLTVEYADGQTAEAYTDDEGLFDLTGLRTEVAFDVTLLKEGFMEAKLHNMKLSSGQSLLVSMETVSTEPVMTVGDLSYAIDTDAIAIPVNVPSYEGTIQRGAAPLYMFRGGSDSTQTAFVVNIEQLQAALLDPDVSDIFVVESIDAPYDTVTFPDRAIKLYSDELMYIEVQDFANTPNGTLYNVNLYPDKIAPTLEVTETIAVIGQTVLKVKSSEAGYVYLVHEDISYTDGDSLWEALLDYTSNYGKITYTYVTPDGLQAPTYSGLLYTDYLVPGSYRVVAADNAGLVSEPKPIMVVEDTYAPIFLSLSPGSIYPGDALTVTLSESADLYLVPKGMQWTREEIVQNGQYVQYVTGNTVTELNTEYFPAGSYELYAIDSENNVSAPSPAFSVQYSPSQALDLIRNHEAYQVTAEWLQAAGISNVHSAELDVYQYAIANGAEELAAANDSAAVVLLQDWIDRANSGTIIQRALITEVWSDVSAGTFSAYMLTGVTDSNFKVVKKQLIREFTSFANDGNLFTLAQLQAIIQKAAPYYSAQMSYSHLAGVTPGSPGSKQVQLSIKVANADGLALDGFTEEAFSVTIDGTPVTFATDSRFTDFNAIGGGLYEVTFVGEEDFQLYSLLDLKVHNVPIQSSELHVRMPDSPLVATINMELGMGGFTEVIPLTFTNAGIVGVTEGNLQHVEQQLLYAYVTAGGDLSGEEMQQVVNGVLLIESIQYEDTSVTVTFRASLTDGHDVVRNDAYRLSSDGVEVFGASEVTTLPGRAVRMNLSGALDADHPITLRYKDEPGNTDPLYVNGERIGTYMYTILHNPLRHITLAAQQWNESSGEWPIYVNEWLFQELGIMGYEDSSNAMKNALLYQAMINMEAHSLTAQQVQAALQGMVEVEQAFTYEGSDEITVYMNQSLYMNSVDLSRFRVYQPFSMVPLTVVYAEVNTSQMLLIRVQEPLNQHGGPVFIEYDGESETGDRLTAESEEFIPSWGAVRVQLIPPL; encoded by the coding sequence ATGCGGTTATTTATAAGCGCCTGTCTGCTGTCTTCGTCGGTACTGCCAGCTGCAGCGACAACGGCTAGCGGCATGGGTCTGGATGAGCTTGTCAAGGTGATGAACGATTCCGAGCTGCGTAAGCAGCTGGATGCGAACAACGACGGCGTCCTCGACAAGTCGGAGGTTCATTCTCTGCTTGATCACGTACAGCCTGCTGTGGAGACGACGGCGGTCGTCCAACGTTCTTATAGTATTCACGGGCAAGTGCTCGATGATCAGAGTCAGCCTGTTGCCGGGGCGCTCGTTCGTATTGAGGGCTATTCCAGTCCGGTGGAGACGAATGCGCAGGGCAGCTTCACGATTGCGAATATTCCTGTGTCTCAGGTCGCGAAGCTGGTCGTGAACAAAAGCGGCTATGAGCCTGCAAGCACAAGCCTGTTCAACGTGCTCGCGAAGCCAGCGGTGCAGACCGGCAGCCTGCTCTTGAAGCGCATTCCGCAGTTCGGAAGTGTGACCGGTGTCGTATATGGTCCAAGCGATGAGCCGCTGGCTATGACGACGGTAAGTCATAAGGGCGGGTCACTGCAGACCGTCACGGACGGAGCCGGGCGGTTCATGCTCAGCGGTATGCCGGAGGGCCAGCAGACCATTACGATACATCATGCGGTATACGGCAACGTGGAGCGATTCGTACAGGTGACGGGGAACCAGACGTCTGATCTCGGTACGATTCGTTATACGGCGAACCCTCCTCAACTCGGCTCGATTACGGGTGCGGTAACTACAGAGAGCGGCATCGCGCTGCCGGGCGCCGTCGTCAGCATACCGGGCACCGTTCATTCGACGGTGGCGCAAGGGGCGGCCGCGACGTTCATGCTCAGCGGGCTTCCTCTTGGTACCGTTGACCTTGAAGTGAAGGCGAATGGCTACAAGACTCGTCTGATTAGTGGCATTACGGTCACATCTGCGACGTATCATCTAGGGGCTGTAGCCCTATCCGCAGTGCCTCAATATGGGACAGTGCGCACGTATGTTCAAGCGCTTAATGGTCTTGAGATTGCCGGGGCTGAGGTGACACTGAAGTCCGAGGACGGAACGGTAACGAGGGCGCTGGTGACGAACGCGGAAGGCTTCGTCGACTTCACAGATGTACCTGCACAGAAGACGTATACGTTAACGGCCCAGAAGAACGGTTATTACGCTCCTCTCGGCACGTCTCACTCGTTCTATCTGGAGCCAGGCAATCATGCACTGAAGCAGATCTACCTCGAAGCTGGAGCGGTCGTCGCTACCGCAAGCGAGCTGCATGCCGCGCTTGCCGATCCGAGCGTGCCTAGCATTATGGTAAAGACTGATATCGAGCTGACAGAACCGCTTCTCTTCACGAGAAGCATTACATTACGGGCGACTTACGGGGAATCGCATTCGATTCGCGCGCCTTATTTTGCCATAGATTATAGACAGGGTGAGCCGTCACCGCTTCTTGGCACCTACGACAATCTGAAGCTGGTATCGGTAGTTGGTACGGACGAAGAGAAGCTGAGGAAAGCGCTGGCAGGGCCTTCTAGCCGGATTGAGACAACAGGGCTTGGCGGCTACTCCGGCACGCTCGTTCCGAATGTTACGATCTATGGACATAGATATTTCACGACGAGCGGCAATGAGAGCTTGATTGCTTTCCCGACGTATCCAGAGGCGTTCTTCGCAGCGCTTCAGGATGAGCGGGTAAGCAAGGTTTATTTGTCAAGCGATATGTATATTAATTCGGGTACTGTTCAGTTCCCTAGCCGTCCTCTGCAGCTGATCAGTGACAGTCCGAAGGAGCTCTATGCGAGCAGCTTCGAGCAGACCGGGCAGGTAACGCTATTGAATGTGAAGCTGCACGACAGCCAGCCTCCGACTCAAGTGAACCTGACGGCTACTACGGTGGAGGCGGGAGAGACGGGCGAGCTGTCCGTGAAGATGGATAAGCCGGGCTACGTGTATCTCGTGCATGCGGATTACACCCCCCAGACGAAGGAAGAGATTACGGAGCTGCTGATTGAGTTGCCGGGCAAGGTCGCTTATGCGCTTGTCATGGATGCAGCATACACGCCGATCGATACGAGCCAGCTTCAGGTGGGTACCTTCAACGTCTATACCGAAGGGGTGCATGGCATCTCTGCACCGCTCGCTACCGTTACGGTAGTCGATACGAAGAAGCCTTCTGTCTTGCTTATAACCGATGACAGTGTGGAGGCTGGTCAAGATGTACAGGTGCGATCGAACGAGGAGAGCTCGCTGTATCTTGTACGTGCCGACATGACGGAGACGGAGCTGAGTGAGGCGCTGGATCGTGGAGACCCTTTGAACTGGGCCTACACCTATGCGGGTGAGGATGCGTGGATTACGACGTATGGCCTAGTACCGGGCTCGTATGTCGTCTATGCGGTGGACGTGAGCGGCAATATCTCCAATCCGACCGGAGTGGTGCAGGTTAGATCGGGTGATGGACGCTTGTATGGATACGCTTATGACGTGAATGGCGAAACGATTACCAATGCGCTGCTTACGGTTGAGTACGCTGATGGCCAGACCGCAGAAGCGTATACCGACGACGAAGGTCTGTTCGACCTTACAGGACTGCGCACAGAGGTAGCGTTCGATGTCACTCTGCTGAAGGAAGGCTTCATGGAGGCGAAGCTTCACAACATGAAGCTCAGCTCGGGGCAGAGCCTGCTGGTGAGCATGGAGACGGTGAGCACAGAACCGGTGATGACCGTTGGCGATCTGTCATATGCCATCGATACGGATGCTATTGCCATTCCTGTGAATGTGCCGAGCTACGAGGGGACGATTCAGCGGGGCGCTGCGCCGCTGTACATGTTCCGTGGAGGCTCAGACTCGACACAGACGGCCTTTGTGGTCAATATCGAGCAGCTGCAGGCGGCTCTGCTGGACCCGGATGTGAGCGATATATTCGTAGTGGAGAGCATTGACGCTCCGTATGACACGGTGACGTTCCCTGATCGTGCAATCAAGCTATATAGTGACGAGCTGATGTATATTGAAGTGCAGGACTTCGCCAATACTCCGAACGGCACCCTGTATAACGTCAACCTGTATCCGGACAAAATCGCACCGACACTCGAGGTCACAGAGACGATTGCGGTGATCGGACAGACGGTGCTGAAGGTCAAGAGCTCGGAAGCGGGATACGTCTATCTGGTGCATGAGGATATTAGCTATACGGATGGAGATTCGCTGTGGGAGGCGTTGCTTGATTATACATCCAATTATGGGAAGATCACGTATACGTATGTAACACCTGACGGTCTGCAAGCTCCAACTTATTCCGGACTGCTGTATACGGATTATCTCGTTCCTGGCAGCTACCGCGTGGTGGCAGCGGACAACGCTGGCCTTGTGTCGGAGCCGAAGCCGATCATGGTGGTGGAGGATACGTATGCACCGATCTTCCTGAGCCTGTCACCTGGATCGATCTATCCGGGGGATGCGCTGACGGTCACACTTAGCGAGAGTGCGGACCTATATCTTGTACCGAAGGGTATGCAGTGGACGAGAGAGGAGATTGTACAGAACGGCCAGTATGTACAGTATGTAACGGGTAACACGGTTACAGAGCTGAATACAGAATACTTCCCAGCCGGCTCCTACGAGCTGTATGCGATAGATAGTGAAAATAATGTCTCCGCTCCGTCCCCTGCGTTCAGCGTGCAATACTCGCCGTCTCAGGCGCTGGATCTGATCCGCAATCATGAGGCGTATCAGGTTACGGCGGAGTGGCTACAGGCCGCAGGTATAAGCAACGTGCATAGCGCGGAGCTGGATGTATACCAGTACGCCATCGCTAACGGAGCAGAGGAGTTAGCCGCTGCGAACGATTCTGCAGCTGTCGTGCTGCTGCAGGATTGGATTGATCGCGCCAACTCGGGAACGATCATCCAGAGGGCGCTGATAACGGAGGTCTGGTCTGATGTCTCAGCGGGCACCTTCTCCGCCTATATGTTGACCGGTGTGACGGATAGTAACTTCAAGGTCGTGAAGAAGCAGTTGATTCGTGAGTTTACGTCCTTCGCCAATGACGGGAATCTATTCACACTCGCACAGCTGCAGGCCATCATACAGAAGGCGGCCCCTTATTACTCGGCGCAGATGAGCTATTCGCACCTCGCAGGAGTGACGCCGGGCAGCCCAGGGTCGAAGCAGGTGCAGCTGTCGATCAAGGTTGCCAATGCAGATGGACTTGCGCTGGATGGCTTCACTGAGGAAGCGTTCAGCGTCACGATTGACGGGACGCCGGTCACGTTTGCGACCGATTCACGGTTCACGGACTTTAATGCGATAGGCGGAGGGCTGTACGAGGTTACTTTCGTAGGGGAAGAGGACTTCCAGCTGTATTCGCTTCTCGATCTGAAGGTGCATAACGTGCCGATTCAGTCGAGTGAGCTTCATGTTCGTATGCCGGACTCACCGTTAGTTGCTACCATTAATATGGAGCTAGGAATGGGTGGCTTCACCGAGGTGATCCCACTAACGTTCACGAATGCGGGCATTGTCGGCGTAACGGAAGGGAACCTGCAGCATGTGGAGCAGCAGCTGTTATATGCTTATGTGACAGCTGGTGGAGACTTGAGCGGCGAAGAGATGCAGCAGGTCGTGAATGGTGTACTCCTGATCGAGTCGATTCAATATGAGGATACGTCGGTAACCGTGACGTTCCGAGCCAGCTTGACTGACGGTCATGACGTTGTTCGTAACGATGCCTATCGACTCTCCAGCGATGGAGTTGAAGTGTTCGGAGCTTCCGAGGTGACGACGCTGCCGGGGCGTGCGGTTCGAATGAACTTGAGCGGTGCGCTGGATGCAGATCATCCGATCACGCTGCGGTACAAGGATGAGCCTGGTAACACAGACCCGCTGTATGTGAACGGCGAGCGAATCGGTACCTACATGTACACCATCCTGCACAACCCGCTTCGCCATATTACGCTAGCCGCGCAGCAATGGAATGAGAGCTCAGGTGAATGGCCGATCTATGTGAATGAGTGGTTGTTCCAGGAGCTCGGCATTATGGGTTATGAGGATTCGTCTAATGCGATGAAGAATGCGCTGTTGTATCAGGCGATGATTAACATGGAGGCTCATAGCCTGACGGCCCAGCAAGTGCAGGCAGCGCTGCAGGGAATGGTAGAGGTTGAGCAGGCCTTTACCTATGAAGGCAGTGATGAGATTACGGTATATATGAACCAGTCGCTGTATATGAATTCCGTTGACTTGTCTCGATTCCGGGTGTACCAGCCATTCAGTATGGTACCGCTGACGGTCGTGTATGCCGAGGTGAATACGAGTCAGATGCTGTTGATTCGCGTGCAGGAGCCGCTTAATCAGCACGGCGGGCCGGTCTTCATCGAGTATGATGGAGAGAGTGAAACGGGTGATCGATTGACCGCCGAGTCCGAGGAGTTCATCCCATCGTGGGGTGCGGTTCGGGTTCAGCTAATTCCGCCATTATAA
- a CDS encoding MOSC domain-containing protein produces MADTTVGTIQELYRYPVKSLAGEGLTRCTVEAYGVWGDRALAFGDPSKTGGSRYYTAREIPQLLAYRAELSGEDESCDAASAVRVTTPDGRVLGWEEPLLQEIQALTPQPVGLMACTEEGSPPIVVDIESILIVTKESLRTVEALWGKHTDMRRFRPNLVVALDAGAPDEQAWVGKKLIIGGVELDVAMPCERCSLINVDPVTLERDPSLLKLLYQKLNTHFGVYATVRRTGHIQVGDRVILAD; encoded by the coding sequence GTGGCGGATACGACGGTTGGAACGATACAGGAGCTGTACAGGTATCCGGTTAAATCGCTCGCCGGAGAAGGGCTGACCCGCTGCACGGTGGAGGCGTACGGTGTATGGGGGGATCGGGCGCTTGCCTTCGGTGACCCGTCTAAGACGGGTGGGAGCCGCTACTATACGGCGCGGGAGATTCCGCAGCTGCTCGCTTACCGGGCCGAGCTATCCGGGGAGGACGAGTCATGCGATGCGGCCTCAGCGGTGCGGGTGACGACGCCTGACGGACGCGTGCTCGGCTGGGAGGAGCCGCTTCTGCAGGAGATTCAAGCCTTAACGCCGCAGCCTGTTGGGCTGATGGCCTGTACGGAGGAGGGGAGCCCCCCGATCGTGGTCGATATTGAGAGCATCCTGATCGTTACCAAGGAGTCGCTGCGCACGGTGGAGGCGCTGTGGGGGAAGCATACGGACATGAGGCGGTTCCGGCCGAATCTCGTTGTGGCGCTCGATGCCGGTGCTCCAGATGAGCAGGCTTGGGTCGGGAAGAAGCTTATCATCGGCGGCGTCGAGCTCGACGTTGCGATGCCATGCGAGCGATGCTCGCTCATCAACGTCGATCCCGTGACACTGGAGCGGGACCCGTCGCTATTGAAGCTGCTGTATCAGAAGCTGAATACGCACTTTGGCGTCTATGCGACGGTGCGGAGAACGGGACATATTCAAGTCGGCGACCGGGTAATATTGGCTGATTAA